Proteins encoded by one window of Chryseobacterium foetidum:
- a CDS encoding M28 family metallopeptidase yields MNKILLPLFSAVVLSSCGSTNSTAVKTDSATAAVSTPSGKEGKAYKTAYQSISLESLKKNLTVIASDEMEGRDTGSKGQKKAGEYMINFYKQNGISFPKALGSFYQKVPAAYMAKRGGGSLPDSENILAFIEGSEKPEEIIVISGHYDHVGSRNGVVYNGADDDGSGTVAVMEIAKAFNEAKKAGHGPKRSILFLHVTGEEHGLFGSEFYTDNPVFPLVNTVADLNIDMIGRDDPENRGKQYVYVIGSEMLSSQLKVITEAANKNTNSLELNYKYDDPADTERLYYRSDHYNFAKNNIPVAFFFDGIHEDYHKPTDDVEKIDFPLLQKRTQLVFATAWELANRKDRIVVDKK; encoded by the coding sequence ATGAATAAAATTCTTTTGCCGCTTTTTTCAGCGGTTGTTCTTTCCTCTTGTGGCAGTACAAATTCTACTGCAGTAAAAACTGATTCCGCAACTGCTGCTGTAAGTACACCTAGTGGAAAAGAAGGCAAAGCTTATAAAACGGCATATCAGAGTATCAGTTTAGAAAGCCTTAAAAAAAATCTTACCGTGATTGCTTCTGATGAGATGGAAGGCCGTGATACCGGAAGCAAAGGACAGAAGAAAGCCGGTGAATACATGATTAATTTCTATAAGCAAAACGGAATTTCTTTCCCAAAAGCTCTTGGATCATTTTACCAGAAGGTTCCGGCAGCCTACATGGCAAAGCGTGGTGGCGGAAGTCTTCCTGATTCTGAAAATATTTTAGCCTTCATTGAAGGAAGTGAAAAACCTGAAGAAATCATTGTAATTTCGGGACATTATGATCATGTTGGAAGCAGAAATGGAGTAGTGTACAATGGTGCAGATGACGACGGAAGCGGTACAGTTGCCGTAATGGAAATTGCAAAAGCCTTTAATGAGGCGAAAAAAGCAGGACACGGCCCGAAACGTTCGATTTTATTTCTTCACGTGACAGGAGAGGAGCACGGACTTTTCGGTTCTGAATTTTATACAGACAATCCTGTTTTTCCTTTAGTGAATACGGTTGCAGATTTAAATATTGACATGATCGGTCGTGATGATCCTGAGAATCGTGGCAAACAGTACGTTTATGTCATCGGTTCAGAAATGCTGAGCTCACAGTTGAAAGTGATCACTGAGGCGGCAAATAAAAACACCAACAGCCTTGAATTAAATTATAAATACGACGATCCTGCCGATACAGAAAGATTGTATTACAGATCTGACCATTATAATTTTGCGAAAAACAATATTCCGGTAGCATTTTTCTTTGATGGAATTCACGAAGATTATCACAAACCAACTGATGATGTTGAGAAAATCGATTTTCCTTTGCTTCAAAAAAGAACTCAGCTTGTTTTTGCTACGGCTTGGGAACTGGCGAACAGAAAAGACAGAATTGTGGTTGACAAAAAATAA
- a CDS encoding FAD-dependent monooxygenase, producing MNQISIIGAGIGGLTLGNILKKHNLDFTIYESAPEIKPVGAGIMMAVNAMQIFDKLGLKEKIENAGNKIHGISITDEKLKTISTTNVLALEKKFNSCNVAIHRAELQKILVENIGFENIKLNHSLKQISRKENYLLEFENGNEIESKIVFGADGIHSKVRNQILKTGNIRNARQKCWRGLTTFELPEKYHHNALEIWGKGKRFGFVKLSGNLVYWYALVNENKFKANHNFTEEFKDFDPIVLEILESTKTQNIILNDIIDLTPIPKWYAENLCLVGDAAHATTPNMGQGACQSVEDAYVIGKLLEKSQDFNLIFDEFQKIRRKKVDYIVKNSWTIGKISQWEKGNSLRNFLMRSMPESLNQKMIEKILTLEL from the coding sequence ATGAATCAAATCTCAATCATCGGAGCAGGAATTGGTGGCCTGACTTTAGGAAACATCTTAAAGAAACACAATCTTGATTTTACAATTTACGAATCAGCACCGGAAATAAAACCTGTCGGAGCCGGAATCATGATGGCTGTAAATGCGATGCAGATTTTTGATAAACTAGGTTTAAAAGAGAAAATTGAAAATGCCGGAAACAAAATTCATGGAATTTCGATTACTGATGAAAAGCTGAAAACCATTTCTACCACGAATGTTCTGGCTTTGGAAAAGAAATTCAATTCCTGTAATGTTGCGATTCACAGGGCGGAGCTTCAGAAAATTTTAGTCGAAAATATTGGTTTTGAAAATATAAAATTAAATCATTCTTTAAAACAGATCTCAAGGAAAGAAAATTATCTATTAGAATTTGAAAACGGAAATGAGATTGAAAGCAAAATTGTTTTTGGAGCAGACGGCATTCATTCAAAAGTCAGAAATCAGATTTTAAAAACGGGAAACATCAGAAATGCTCGGCAAAAATGCTGGCGCGGACTGACCACTTTTGAACTTCCTGAAAAATACCATCATAATGCTTTGGAAATCTGGGGAAAAGGAAAACGTTTCGGTTTTGTGAAGCTTTCGGGAAATCTGGTGTACTGGTACGCTTTGGTAAATGAAAATAAATTTAAAGCAAACCATAATTTCACTGAAGAATTTAAAGACTTCGATCCGATCGTCTTAGAAATTTTAGAATCAACAAAAACTCAAAATATAATTCTGAACGATATTATCGACCTCACTCCTATTCCAAAATGGTATGCTGAAAATCTCTGTCTGGTTGGCGATGCAGCTCACGCCACGACGCCGAATATGGGACAGGGAGCCTGCCAGTCGGTGGAAGATGCTTATGTGATTGGAAAACTTTTGGAAAAAAGTCAGGATTTCAATTTGATTTTTGATGAATTTCAGAAAATCAGAAGAAAAAAGGTCGATTACATTGTCAAAAACAGCTGGACAATTGGAAAAATTTCGCAGTGGGAAAAAGGAAATTCTCTCCGAAACTTTTTGATGCGTTCTATGCCTGAAAGTTTAAATCAGAAAATGATTGAGAAAATACTGACGCTGGAACTGTAA
- a CDS encoding sigma-70 family RNA polymerase sigma factor produces MRQLKITKQVTNRETASLDKYLQEIGKVELITADEEVDLAQKIRAGDRVALEKLIKANLRFVVSVSKQYQNQGLSLPDLINEGNLGLMKAAKRYDETRGFKFISYAVWWIRQSILQALAEQSRIVRLPLNKIGSINKINKAYAHLEQENERPPSPEELAEVLDMSEEDIKESMKNSGRHLSMDAPLVEGEDSNLYDVLRSGESPSPDKDLMLESLQIEIERALNTLTPREADLVRLYFGLNGKHPMTLEEIGETFDLTRERVRQIKEKAIKRLKHNTRSKILKSYLGK; encoded by the coding sequence ATGAGACAACTAAAAATAACCAAGCAGGTTACCAACAGGGAGACCGCTTCATTAGACAAGTATTTGCAGGAAATTGGTAAAGTAGAACTGATTACAGCAGACGAAGAAGTAGATTTGGCACAAAAAATCCGTGCAGGCGATAGAGTCGCACTGGAAAAACTGATTAAAGCCAACCTTCGTTTCGTAGTTTCAGTTTCTAAACAGTACCAAAACCAAGGACTTTCTCTTCCCGATTTGATCAATGAAGGGAATTTAGGATTAATGAAAGCTGCAAAAAGATATGACGAGACGAGAGGTTTCAAATTTATCTCTTATGCGGTTTGGTGGATCCGTCAGTCGATTTTACAGGCTTTGGCAGAGCAGTCTAGAATTGTAAGATTGCCATTGAACAAAATCGGTTCGATTAACAAAATCAACAAAGCGTACGCACACCTTGAGCAGGAAAACGAAAGACCACCTTCACCCGAAGAGCTGGCTGAAGTTTTGGATATGAGCGAGGAAGACATCAAAGAATCAATGAAAAACTCCGGAAGACACCTGTCTATGGATGCTCCGTTGGTGGAAGGTGAAGATTCTAACTTATACGACGTTTTGCGTTCAGGTGAATCTCCAAGTCCGGATAAGGATTTGATGCTTGAATCTCTTCAGATTGAAATCGAAAGAGCTTTGAACACTCTGACGCCGAGAGAGGCTGATTTGGTAAGACTGTATTTCGGATTGAACGGAAAACATCCAATGACTTTGGAAGAAATTGGTGAAACTTTTGATTTGACGAGAGAAAGAGTTCGTCAGATTAAAGAAAAAGCAATTAAAAGACTGAAACACAATACCAGAAGTAAGATTTTGAAATCTTATTTGGGTAAATAA
- a CDS encoding S1/P1 nuclease, protein MKSIYSKILILAFVASSVYSYAWGLTGHRVIAEIAENHLSGKAKRELRKMLGKEKMAYWANWPDFIKSDTTGAWKQASAWHYVNIDPQTDFTAFEKDLKAQAGANLYSQIKVLSSQIKDAKTSEKDRKIALIFLIHMMGDLAQPMHTGRSEDLGGNKINVTYFGEKTNLHSVWDGKLVDSQKYSYTEYAKLLDIKTKDEVKQIQSGTLENWLYDSHQIANKIYAQTPDGSKLSFDYQYKFNDIMERQLLNGGLRLAKLLNDLF, encoded by the coding sequence ATGAAAAGTATTTATTCTAAAATTCTGATTTTAGCATTCGTGGCCAGTTCGGTTTATTCGTATGCATGGGGATTGACAGGGCACCGAGTGATTGCGGAAATTGCAGAAAACCATCTTTCCGGGAAGGCGAAAAGAGAACTCAGAAAAATGTTGGGAAAGGAAAAAATGGCGTATTGGGCAAACTGGCCGGATTTTATCAAGTCTGATACCACCGGAGCATGGAAGCAGGCTTCAGCGTGGCATTACGTAAACATCGATCCTCAAACAGATTTCACAGCATTTGAAAAAGATTTAAAAGCTCAGGCTGGAGCAAATTTATATTCTCAGATTAAAGTTTTATCGAGCCAGATTAAGGATGCAAAAACGTCTGAAAAAGACAGAAAAATCGCTTTGATTTTCCTGATTCACATGATGGGAGATTTGGCTCAGCCGATGCACACCGGAAGATCTGAAGATTTGGGAGGAAACAAAATCAACGTGACTTATTTTGGAGAAAAAACAAATTTACATTCTGTTTGGGACGGTAAACTGGTAGATTCTCAAAAATACAGCTACACAGAATATGCGAAACTTTTGGATATTAAAACCAAGGATGAAGTAAAACAAATTCAGTCTGGAACTTTAGAAAACTGGTTGTACGATTCTCATCAGATTGCCAATAAAATCTATGCACAGACTCCGGATGGCTCAAAACTTTCTTTTGATTATCAGTATAAATTTAATGATATTATGGAAAGACAGCTTTTGAACGGAGGTTTGAGACTGGCGAAGCTGCTGAATGATTTGTTTTAA
- a CDS encoding type VI secretion system baseplate subunit TssG, whose protein sequence is MYEHGILEMQYNKLQTDFRAEAVAVNLMKYHSSLSLVFVERLGINDRAYLKDIKTITKQYLGFDDEIYNIKTYREGIYDYLPEGIFHPPSLNSKRSNVESVVKEIRRQKKVEDDARKFFRPFELEVFFTEITALLKEQEFDLNSQTDSLIKTFSELWPLIKLLDRNSACIFVYILPFLHKIRGDKRLFEQCLSAFLEIPVEVTFQARVLEKIEEDNNSVFLGNSRLGLDYIPSGRHFDGERNWVVNIGPIPYDRMKDFVEGSRFKKILTAFYEYCLPLNTDFKENFVTEKQPFSFVLDEEEENQTRLGYSTFL, encoded by the coding sequence ATGTATGAACACGGCATTCTGGAAATGCAATACAATAAACTGCAGACCGACTTCAGGGCGGAAGCTGTAGCTGTAAATCTGATGAAATACCACAGCTCACTTTCTCTGGTTTTTGTAGAGCGCCTCGGAATTAATGACAGAGCTTATCTCAAAGATATCAAGACAATTACTAAACAGTATCTTGGGTTCGACGATGAGATTTACAACATAAAAACCTACAGAGAAGGTATTTACGACTATTTACCTGAAGGGATTTTTCATCCGCCATCACTCAATTCAAAACGAAGTAATGTAGAAAGCGTTGTAAAAGAAATACGCCGCCAAAAGAAGGTAGAAGATGATGCACGCAAATTTTTCAGACCTTTTGAACTCGAAGTTTTCTTTACAGAAATTACTGCCTTACTTAAAGAGCAGGAATTTGATCTCAACAGCCAGACTGATTCTCTGATTAAAACATTCAGCGAACTATGGCCGCTGATCAAACTGCTCGACAGAAATTCGGCGTGTATTTTCGTTTACATTCTTCCTTTTCTGCATAAAATAAGAGGAGATAAAAGACTGTTTGAGCAATGTTTGAGTGCATTTCTGGAAATTCCTGTTGAAGTGACTTTTCAGGCAAGGGTTTTAGAGAAAATCGAGGAAGACAACAATTCTGTTTTTCTGGGAAATTCCCGTTTAGGACTGGATTACATTCCAAGCGGAAGACACTTTGACGGAGAACGGAACTGGGTAGTTAATATTGGCCCTATTCCATACGATCGAATGAAAGATTTTGTAGAGGGAAGCCGCTTCAAGAAAATTCTTACCGCATTTTATGAATATTGTCTACCATTGAATACAGATTTCAAAGAGAATTTTGTAACCGAAAAGCAACCGTTTTCATTTGTGCTGGATGAGGAAGAAGAAAACCAGACAAGGCTGGGATATTCTACATTTCTCTGA
- a CDS encoding TssN family type VI secretion system protein, giving the protein MDVSSVKGIFLRYILLPLIAVIMMFILGIITRNKPAIKIRTVIIYILLCSLCLALPGFMGFTGNTFNPYGYLISQVVFLLLGILHVNLLHRFFRKHLKSNVFIILFESILSVTCTLAGGYLFVLIFRWVSKDTGYPIMAATSLITFYVPLVFYYCYVQLISIPVDIYRTWHYSPDQKLPDFDGVDFDRLMVLNVELSKNLEDSNRFRIKAKTLPTGIHFGDWFYRVVDDYNHKNPGSVIHLTDTSREPYYWIFYIKKSFFSFRKYVDFENDINTNGIKENDVIICKRVIQHQEEGKLNNNTKY; this is encoded by the coding sequence ATGGACGTTTCTTCAGTAAAAGGTATTTTTCTACGATACATTCTCCTGCCGCTGATCGCGGTGATTATGATGTTTATTCTGGGTATCATTACCCGAAATAAACCTGCGATAAAAATTCGTACCGTTATCATTTATATTCTCCTGTGCAGTCTTTGCCTTGCACTTCCTGGCTTTATGGGTTTTACAGGCAATACTTTTAATCCTTACGGATATTTGATTTCTCAGGTGGTTTTTTTGCTGCTCGGGATTCTGCATGTCAATCTTCTGCACCGTTTTTTCCGAAAGCATTTAAAATCCAATGTGTTTATCATTCTTTTTGAGAGTATTCTGTCTGTAACGTGTACTTTGGCTGGAGGATATTTATTTGTTTTAATTTTCAGATGGGTAAGCAAAGACACCGGTTATCCGATTATGGCGGCTACCAGCCTGATTACATTCTATGTTCCATTGGTTTTTTATTATTGCTATGTACAGTTAATCAGCATTCCGGTGGATATTTACAGAACGTGGCATTACAGTCCGGACCAGAAGCTACCGGACTTTGACGGAGTAGATTTTGACCGTCTCATGGTTTTGAATGTAGAACTGAGCAAAAATCTTGAAGACAGCAACAGATTCAGAATTAAAGCTAAAACACTTCCTACAGGCATACATTTTGGTGATTGGTTTTACAGAGTTGTGGATGACTATAACCATAAAAATCCGGGATCTGTAATTCACTTAACCGATACCTCAAGGGAACCATATTACTGGATATTTTATATCAAAAAATCATTTTTCAGTTTCAGAAAATATGTTGATTTTGAAAATGATATCAACACCAATGGTATCAAAGAAAATGATGTAATCATCTGTAAAAGAGTGATACAGCATCAGGAAGAGGGCAAGCTAAATAACAACACAAAATATTAA
- a CDS encoding metal-dependent transcriptional regulator — protein sequence MKATLTEENYLKALFHLVDDNTKVTINELSKFLNVKMPSTNNMMKKFADKNWVIYETYKPLTVTSSGMREAALVVRKHRLTEMFLVQKMNFGWENVHEIAEQLEHVHSQVFFDKMDEILNYPKYDPHGEPIPDKQGNIIAQDLMQLSGCNVGDKVIFTSLTLSDDGFLTYLTDKNLLLNTEIVVLKIENFDKSMTIEINNSKEILSRQATEKILVKK from the coding sequence TTGAAAGCAACACTTACCGAAGAAAATTATCTGAAAGCTCTGTTTCATCTCGTTGATGACAACACCAAAGTGACCATCAATGAACTGAGCAAATTTTTGAATGTAAAAATGCCCAGTACAAACAACATGATGAAGAAGTTTGCCGATAAAAACTGGGTGATCTACGAAACCTACAAACCGCTTACCGTGACGTCTTCAGGAATGCGTGAAGCGGCTTTGGTTGTAAGGAAACACCGTCTCACTGAAATGTTTCTGGTGCAGAAAATGAATTTCGGCTGGGAAAATGTGCACGAAATTGCAGAACAGCTGGAGCACGTGCATTCTCAGGTCTTTTTTGACAAGATGGATGAAATTTTAAATTATCCAAAATACGATCCGCACGGTGAACCCATCCCTGACAAACAGGGAAATATTATCGCTCAGGATCTGATGCAGCTGTCTGGTTGCAACGTTGGCGATAAAGTAATTTTCACATCACTGACTTTGTCTGATGACGGTTTTCTGACCTATCTCACTGACAAAAATTTATTACTAAACACGGAAATTGTAGTTCTGAAAATAGAAAATTTCGACAAATCAATGACGATTGAAATCAATAATTCTAAAGAAATTCTGAGCAGACAGGCAACTGAAAAAATTCTGGTCAAAAAATAA
- a CDS encoding threonine aldolase family protein, which produces MKISFKNDYSEGAHPAILQALVNYNDDQQAGYGEDMYSLKAKELIKKKLKSDQSDIYFVSGGTQANLIVISSILKPYQAVISATSGHILNNETGAIEATGHKILGIETADGKLRPSDIIPVLENHRNIPHQVMPKLVYISNSTELGTIYQKKELEELSQFCKENNLYLFMDGARLAQALTSEINDLNFEQLADLTDVFYIGGTKNGALLGEGIVINNPELQQDFAFNIKQKGALLAKGRLLGIQFLELFKDNLYFESGHNANIQAMKIKNFMTEKGIQFLSDTSTNQIFPILENSVIEKLLENFEFYVWQKLDETQSAIRLITSWNTKDYATDKFLEKLNEIL; this is translated from the coding sequence ATGAAAATTTCTTTTAAAAACGACTATTCTGAAGGAGCTCATCCTGCTATTTTACAAGCGTTAGTGAATTATAATGATGATCAGCAGGCAGGTTATGGCGAAGATATGTATTCCTTAAAAGCCAAAGAATTAATTAAGAAAAAGCTGAAGTCTGATCAATCTGATATTTATTTTGTTTCTGGCGGAACTCAGGCTAATCTAATCGTAATCTCATCTATTTTAAAACCTTATCAGGCGGTAATTTCTGCGACAAGCGGACATATTTTAAATAATGAAACCGGAGCAATTGAGGCAACAGGTCATAAGATTTTGGGAATAGAAACTGCTGACGGCAAACTTCGTCCTTCAGATATTATTCCTGTTCTTGAAAATCACAGAAATATTCCGCATCAGGTGATGCCGAAACTGGTTTATATTTCAAATTCTACGGAATTGGGAACGATTTATCAGAAAAAAGAATTGGAAGAACTTTCTCAGTTTTGTAAAGAAAACAATCTCTATCTTTTTATGGATGGAGCAAGGCTTGCACAGGCGCTGACTTCCGAAATTAATGATTTGAATTTTGAACAACTCGCTGATTTGACGGATGTTTTTTACATTGGAGGCACTAAAAACGGAGCTTTGCTAGGAGAGGGGATTGTGATTAATAACCCAGAATTGCAGCAGGATTTTGCATTTAATATTAAACAAAAAGGAGCACTTTTAGCGAAAGGTAGACTTCTTGGAATTCAGTTTCTGGAGCTTTTTAAAGATAATTTATATTTTGAATCAGGTCACAATGCCAATATTCAGGCTATGAAAATTAAAAATTTTATGACTGAAAAAGGAATCCAATTTTTAAGTGATACATCGACCAACCAGATTTTTCCAATACTTGAAAATTCTGTTATAGAAAAACTTTTAGAGAATTTTGAATTTTATGTTTGGCAAAAATTGGATGAAACTCAATCGGCGATTCGGCTCATTACATCTTGGAATACGAAAGATTATGCAACGGATAAATTCTTAGAAAAACTGAACGAAATATTATAA
- a CDS encoding NAD(P)/FAD-dependent oxidoreductase has protein sequence MEKHIVIVGGGFAGLNLIKTIGDDERFRITLVDRNNYHFFPPLIYQVATAFIEPSHISYPFRKLFSKYSNVSLYMASLERVVPEENKIITDEGTLYYDELVLALGTETNFFGLENVRKCALPMKTIDEALYIRNHILQNLETASRNAKTEDVQSLINVVIAGGGPTGVELSGMIAEMAGYIAEKDYPDISFGHGNLYLVDALPSLLSNMSDTAKKTAYDNLKRLGVNIKLNVSVKDYVEENVILSDGTKIPTKTLIWSSGVIGRTIEGIPETSLAKGKRIIVDSYNLVNGFNNIYALGDICINMTDPEFPKGHPQVAQVAIQQAKLLAKNIKRKFKNQAPEEFRYNDKGSMAIISKYNAVVDLPQFSFTGIFAWFTWLFIHIIPLTGFRNRYRLAAEWFRLFITNNASIRMIMKPRKEN, from the coding sequence ATGGAAAAGCACATTGTAATAGTCGGCGGAGGTTTTGCCGGTTTAAATCTTATCAAGACGATCGGGGATGACGAAAGATTCAGAATCACACTGGTAGACAGAAATAATTATCACTTTTTCCCTCCGCTCATATATCAGGTAGCTACGGCATTTATTGAGCCTTCTCATATTTCTTATCCATTCAGAAAATTGTTTTCAAAATATTCAAATGTTTCTCTTTATATGGCAAGCCTTGAAAGGGTAGTGCCTGAAGAGAATAAGATTATCACAGACGAGGGAACTTTGTATTATGATGAACTTGTTTTGGCATTGGGAACAGAAACCAATTTCTTTGGTCTTGAAAATGTTAGAAAATGTGCTCTTCCTATGAAAACAATAGACGAGGCGCTTTACATCCGTAATCATATTCTCCAAAATCTTGAAACAGCATCCCGAAATGCAAAGACTGAAGATGTACAAAGTCTTATCAATGTCGTAATTGCGGGAGGCGGACCAACCGGTGTTGAGCTTTCCGGAATGATTGCTGAAATGGCTGGCTACATCGCAGAAAAAGACTATCCGGATATTTCTTTCGGGCACGGTAATCTTTATTTGGTAGATGCATTGCCTTCATTACTTTCCAACATGAGTGATACTGCAAAAAAGACAGCTTACGATAATCTCAAAAGATTGGGAGTTAATATAAAATTAAATGTTTCTGTGAAAGATTATGTGGAAGAAAATGTAATTTTATCCGACGGCACCAAAATTCCAACAAAAACTTTGATCTGGTCTTCGGGAGTAATCGGCAGAACCATCGAAGGCATTCCCGAAACTTCGCTGGCAAAAGGAAAAAGAATCATTGTGGATTCTTACAATTTGGTGAACGGTTTCAATAATATCTATGCATTGGGTGACATCTGTATTAACATGACTGATCCTGAGTTTCCGAAGGGTCATCCTCAGGTTGCGCAGGTTGCCATTCAGCAGGCGAAACTTCTGGCAAAAAATATCAAAAGGAAATTTAAAAATCAAGCTCCGGAGGAATTCAGATATAACGATAAAGGAAGTATGGCGATTATTTCAAAATATAATGCTGTGGTAGATCTTCCTCAGTTTTCCTTTACCGGTATTTTTGCATGGTTTACATGGTTGTTTATTCACATTATCCCATTAACTGGTTTTAGAAACAGATACAGGCTGGCAGCAGAATGGTTTAGGTTATTTATCACAAATAATGCGTCCATAAGAATGATCATGAAGCCAAGAAAAGAGAATTAA